The following are from one region of the Variovorax sp. V213 genome:
- the lolA gene encoding outer membrane lipoprotein chaperone LolA gives MKMRHWLLIGLLCSANAWAGGLESLETFVKTVKSGRAEFTQTVTAPPREGQPGRTKTSTGTFEFQRPGKFKFDYQKPFAQSIVADGKTLWLYDADLNQVTQRAQSQALGSTPAALIAAAPDLRALQADFTLEAAPERDGLQWVKATPKNKDGQLQNVQVGFQGDALAALEILDSFGQRSMLKFSKVEVNPALPANVFEFKAPAGADVIKQ, from the coding sequence ATGAAAATGCGCCATTGGCTGTTGATCGGCCTTCTCTGTTCCGCCAACGCCTGGGCCGGCGGCCTCGAAAGCCTCGAGACCTTCGTGAAGACGGTCAAATCGGGCCGCGCGGAATTCACCCAGACCGTGACCGCACCGCCGCGTGAAGGGCAGCCGGGCCGCACCAAGACATCGACCGGCACCTTCGAATTCCAGCGTCCGGGCAAATTCAAGTTCGACTACCAGAAGCCGTTTGCCCAGAGCATCGTGGCCGACGGCAAGACGCTCTGGCTGTACGACGCCGACCTGAACCAGGTCACGCAGCGTGCCCAGTCGCAGGCATTGGGCTCGACGCCTGCCGCGCTGATTGCCGCGGCACCCGACCTGCGCGCGCTGCAGGCCGACTTCACGCTCGAAGCCGCGCCCGAGCGCGACGGGCTCCAGTGGGTCAAGGCCACACCCAAGAACAAGGACGGCCAATTGCAGAATGTGCAGGTCGGCTTCCAGGGCGATGCGCTGGCCGCGCTCGAGATTCTCGACAGCTTCGGCCAGCGCTCGATGCTCAAGTTCAGCAAGGTCGAAGTGAATCCGGCGCTCCCTGCCAACGTGTTCGAGTTCAAGGCGCCCGCCGGCGCCGACGTCATCAAGCAATAG